From Pseudobdellovibrio exovorus JSS, a single genomic window includes:
- a CDS encoding DUF721 domain-containing protein, whose amino-acid sequence MVLVGMSSEQDFKSKFNTSAEVLHKLLEDKAGPVSDQYLRWKLWLSWKDVVGPTVSEHAEPISYHQGVLWLWVRNSVWMQQMSFMLEPIKHSVNQKFRAGFVKEVRLTLDRKMTPSTNDEKFKTNLKKFIK is encoded by the coding sequence GTGGTACTTGTAGGTATGTCTTCCGAACAGGATTTTAAATCTAAATTCAATACCAGCGCTGAAGTGCTACACAAGCTCTTAGAGGATAAAGCTGGGCCTGTTTCGGATCAATACTTGCGCTGGAAGTTGTGGCTAAGCTGGAAGGATGTGGTGGGTCCCACTGTATCTGAACATGCAGAGCCGATTTCGTATCACCAAGGTGTCCTGTGGCTGTGGGTGCGTAACTCCGTATGGATGCAGCAGATGAGCTTCATGCTAGAGCCAATTAAACACTCGGTAAATCAGAAGTTTCGTGCGGGTTTTGTTAAAGAAGTGCGATTGACTTTGGATCGTAAAATGACGCCATCAACGAATGACGAAAAGTTCAAAACCAATCTGAAAAAATTTATTAAGTAA
- a CDS encoding thymidine kinase: MSGWIEVVAGSMYSGKTEELIRRVRRAQYAKLKVQVFKPIIDQRYHQTNVTSHNQNQVEATPLANIHDVWDHLADDTKVVAFDEGQFFTMELVPVCRDLAARGVRVIISGLDMDWKGQPFEPIPTLMAIAEDVTKHRAICTKCGELATYTQKIGGSADSQIEVGSQQFYEARCRLHFRPVVEALDESSRAEMTLTI, from the coding sequence ATGAGCGGTTGGATCGAAGTTGTAGCGGGTTCTATGTACAGTGGAAAAACAGAAGAGCTGATCAGACGTGTGCGTCGCGCTCAATACGCTAAATTAAAAGTACAAGTTTTTAAACCTATTATCGATCAGCGCTATCACCAAACGAATGTGACATCTCATAATCAAAACCAAGTGGAAGCCACTCCTTTGGCGAATATCCATGATGTTTGGGATCATTTGGCAGATGACACGAAAGTTGTCGCTTTTGACGAAGGACAATTCTTCACAATGGAGCTTGTACCTGTTTGCCGTGACTTAGCGGCGCGTGGAGTGCGTGTGATCATCTCGGGATTGGATATGGACTGGAAAGGTCAACCCTTTGAGCCCATTCCAACATTGATGGCGATTGCAGAAGATGTGACAAAACATCGTGCGATTTGCACTAAGTGTGGTGAGCTAGCCACCTACACACAAAAAATTGGTGGTTCTGCAGACTCACAAATTGAAGTGGGATCACAACAGTTCTATGAAGCCCGTTGCCGTCTTCACTTCAGACCTGTGGTCGAAGCGTTAGATGAGTCATCTCGCGCTGAAATGACTTTGACTATCTAA
- a CDS encoding transglycosylase SLT domain-containing protein, translating into MRKKTALVLFLALLSSSVSGTPEKTSESMFRPVFVRDGHMNAYEFRKFQDHTLDRLPSYKKIFKKYSQKYNVPWTLLAAVAYQESKWDEKAVSYTGVKGLMQLTLQTALHVGISDREDPYESIRGGAYYLQYLYGKTSKKLKPHQRWTQALAAYNIGWGHLRDAHRLAAKLKKNPYQWNDLKEVLPFLEDETYALDLRYGMARGNETVDFVDNVFRYYKILNTTFSVETTIAGL; encoded by the coding sequence ATGAGGAAAAAGACAGCACTGGTGCTTTTTTTAGCACTTTTATCATCTTCAGTTTCTGGCACGCCGGAAAAGACTTCAGAGTCTATGTTTCGTCCTGTATTTGTTCGGGATGGGCATATGAATGCCTATGAATTTAGGAAGTTCCAAGATCACACCTTGGATCGTCTGCCTAGTTATAAAAAGATCTTTAAAAAGTACTCTCAAAAATATAACGTGCCGTGGACTCTGTTAGCCGCAGTGGCTTACCAAGAGTCGAAGTGGGATGAAAAAGCCGTCAGCTATACGGGCGTTAAAGGCCTGATGCAGTTAACCCTACAAACAGCCCTCCACGTTGGTATATCGGACCGTGAAGACCCTTATGAAAGCATCCGTGGTGGTGCCTATTATCTTCAATACCTCTATGGGAAGACCTCTAAGAAGCTAAAACCACACCAGCGCTGGACACAGGCTCTAGCCGCTTACAATATCGGCTGGGGACATTTACGAGACGCCCACCGCCTAGCAGCCAAGCTTAAAAAGAATCCTTACCAATGGAATGATCTAAAAGAAGTTTTACCTTTCCTAGAAGACGAAACTTACGCCTTAGATCTACGCTACGGCATGGCCCGTGGAAATGAGACTGTCGATTTTGTCGATAATGTTTTTAGATATTATAAAATTCTGAACACCACATTCAGTGTGGAAACAACTATCGCCGGCCTGTAA
- a CDS encoding ABC transporter ATP-binding protein has translation MAVIEVKDFRKSFGPKVVHDGVSFYVRKGECLGLVGGSGTGKSVLLRSLIGLEIPNSGSIAINGEEITKFNESQWLRLRKKVAYAFQGGALFDSMTVFQNLSYPLAEHTKMSKEEIKQRIANQLADFGLAGTESLYPNELSGGMQKRVGLARAMMLEPEVLLYDEPTAGLDPYNTKRIQELILNLKTKGVTSILVTHDMPTALAVCDKFAFLKDKVIKEQGTIDQLKNRTDSLIHQFIEGNIL, from the coding sequence ATGGCTGTAATTGAAGTAAAAGACTTTCGTAAATCCTTTGGTCCCAAAGTCGTCCATGACGGCGTGAGTTTTTACGTCCGAAAAGGTGAATGCCTTGGCCTTGTCGGCGGCTCTGGAACTGGGAAATCTGTTTTACTACGCAGTTTGATCGGACTTGAAATACCTAACTCAGGTAGTATCGCCATCAACGGAGAAGAAATCACAAAATTCAATGAGTCGCAGTGGCTTCGACTACGTAAAAAAGTCGCCTATGCTTTTCAAGGCGGCGCCCTATTCGATTCAATGACCGTTTTTCAAAATCTTTCTTATCCTCTAGCTGAACACACGAAAATGTCCAAAGAGGAAATCAAACAGCGCATTGCCAATCAGTTGGCTGATTTCGGTCTTGCGGGAACAGAATCCCTGTATCCCAATGAGCTTTCAGGTGGAATGCAAAAGCGCGTAGGGTTAGCGCGCGCTATGATGCTAGAGCCAGAAGTTCTTCTGTATGATGAACCCACAGCTGGCTTAGATCCTTACAATACAAAACGCATTCAGGAGCTTATCCTGAATTTAAAAACTAAAGGTGTAACATCCATCCTTGTAACTCACGATATGCCAACGGCGTTGGCTGTCTGTGACAAGTTCGCTTTCTTGAAAGATAAAGTGATTAAAGAGCAAGGTACAATTGATCAGTTAAAAAACCGAACTGACAGTTTGATTCATCAATTCATCGAAGGAAATATCTTATGA
- the trmFO gene encoding methylenetetrahydrofolate--tRNA-(uracil(54)-C(5))-methyltransferase (FADH(2)-oxidizing) TrmFO, protein MISESTSKNITVVGAGLAGSECALQLAQFGFDVVLYEMRGVKNTPAHKTDHFAELVCSNSFGSLSEVSAPGQLKWEAEHLGSFILKAAKEFAVPAGQALGIDRERFAAKVTELVNSHPKITVKRDVVTSLDQIPRPAVIATGPLTDEGLAASLQQHFGDEFLYFFDAIAPIIDADSINTDIAWKADRYDKGTPDYYNCPLDKEQYFNFINEIKAARKIEPKHFESTEFFEGCMPIEAMIDRGDQTLRFGPMKPVGLTNPKTGRYPFAAVQLRQDNKEGTAYNIVGFQTRMAYGEQTRIFRMIPGLENAEFLKLGSIHRNMYINSPKRLNRDLSSKNDPWLFFAGQITGVEGYFESTCIGLLVARFLRQKLQDQSFSPPPRTSAMGSLLEAITDPFREKNFQPTNINFGLLPPLADSIKDKKEKKTQQVRLAQEALRSWSN, encoded by the coding sequence ATGATATCTGAATCTACGTCTAAAAACATTACAGTGGTTGGAGCCGGCCTGGCTGGCAGCGAATGTGCTTTACAGTTAGCTCAGTTTGGCTTTGACGTGGTTCTTTATGAAATGCGCGGAGTAAAAAATACACCGGCCCATAAGACAGATCATTTTGCTGAGCTCGTCTGCTCGAACTCGTTCGGTAGCCTTTCTGAAGTTTCAGCACCAGGTCAGTTGAAGTGGGAAGCAGAACACCTCGGATCATTCATCTTAAAGGCAGCTAAAGAATTCGCCGTTCCCGCAGGGCAAGCTCTGGGAATTGACCGCGAACGCTTTGCCGCAAAAGTTACAGAGCTCGTCAATAGTCATCCTAAAATTACAGTCAAACGAGATGTCGTAACTTCGCTAGATCAAATTCCGCGCCCTGCTGTTATTGCCACCGGTCCATTAACTGACGAGGGCTTAGCTGCCAGTTTACAACAACACTTCGGGGATGAGTTTCTTTACTTCTTCGATGCCATTGCCCCAATCATTGATGCAGACTCGATCAACACAGATATTGCGTGGAAGGCCGATCGTTACGATAAAGGGACTCCTGATTACTACAATTGTCCCCTTGATAAAGAACAGTACTTCAATTTCATTAACGAAATCAAAGCGGCGCGAAAAATTGAACCGAAGCATTTCGAAAGCACCGAGTTCTTTGAAGGCTGTATGCCCATCGAGGCCATGATTGATCGCGGAGATCAAACCCTACGCTTCGGTCCCATGAAGCCTGTGGGACTTACTAATCCAAAGACAGGACGCTATCCATTTGCCGCTGTTCAATTACGTCAGGACAATAAAGAGGGCACCGCCTATAACATCGTGGGATTTCAAACCCGAATGGCTTACGGCGAACAAACACGTATCTTCCGTATGATTCCAGGTCTTGAAAATGCGGAGTTCCTAAAACTCGGTAGCATCCATCGCAATATGTATATTAATTCCCCGAAGCGATTGAATCGTGATCTTTCGAGTAAGAATGACCCTTGGTTGTTTTTTGCAGGTCAAATCACTGGCGTCGAAGGTTATTTTGAATCCACTTGTATCGGTCTGTTAGTGGCTCGCTTCCTGCGTCAAAAGTTACAGGACCAAAGCTTCAGTCCGCCACCGCGCACCAGTGCTATGGGATCGCTGTTAGAAGCCATAACTGATCCATTTCGAGAAAAAAACTTTCAGCCGACCAATATCAACTTTGGACTGCTGCCCCCGTTAGCTGACTCGATTAAAGACAAAAAAGAAAAAAAGACGCAACAAGTTCGTTTAGCACAAGAAGCTTTGCGGTCTTGGTCTAACTGA
- a CDS encoding PilZ domain-containing protein has product MSSNASGGISEFLNELGESESLAALREAHSQQSPFVFKIDEFPTPQKVSIANFLDKRAILDAETSKIQLPENREISFKFNIGTEVYFVKTALKSHLNRYYFDMSSKVIQLKRRKEPRFMIPKKWNQTASIVNLQIKGTSFKCLVHDISLSGIRFEMLEGVCSYKRDDIIHIKFQIYKRGEVSTSAIVRFVLVRPNANPLLGIEFAQISDVNSQRVADIIEDIRIYHATTK; this is encoded by the coding sequence ATGTCATCGAATGCATCAGGTGGAATTAGCGAATTTTTAAATGAGCTTGGGGAATCAGAATCTCTGGCGGCTTTACGAGAAGCTCACAGCCAGCAATCCCCTTTTGTCTTCAAGATTGATGAGTTTCCCACTCCGCAAAAAGTCAGCATTGCTAACTTCCTCGATAAGCGCGCTATTTTGGATGCGGAAACTTCAAAAATTCAACTGCCTGAAAATCGCGAGATTTCATTTAAGTTCAACATCGGAACCGAAGTTTACTTTGTTAAGACCGCATTGAAGTCACACCTGAATCGCTACTATTTCGATATGTCGTCGAAAGTGATTCAGCTTAAAAGACGTAAAGAGCCTCGCTTTATGATTCCTAAAAAATGGAATCAGACCGCTTCGATTGTGAACTTACAAATCAAGGGCACCTCTTTTAAATGCCTAGTGCATGATATCTCGTTATCAGGTATCCGCTTTGAGATGCTTGAAGGCGTTTGCTCTTACAAACGCGATGACATTATTCATATCAAATTCCAAATCTATAAACGCGGCGAAGTGAGCACCTCGGCCATCGTGAGATTTGTATTAGTTCGCCCCAATGCGAATCCTCTTTTAGGAATTGAATTTGCACAGATTTCTGATGTGAACAGTCAGCGTGTGGCGGATATCATCGAAGATATCCGCATCTATCACGCAACCACCAAGTAA
- a CDS encoding HAD family hydrolase: protein MIKAIALDLDDTLLDTSGLLAPKATLDAFNHLIKNGLNLSVDQCEEMRLQLIQSMSHRDVFEKLATEHGTEQTLAHLPETIRLFYHPEIPQKLPLMEGARQNLDYLKGKYPLFLVTAGTEKAQLQKAQALGIQSDFQKIYIVDSISKKRKKDVFLDIVQNLSIPPESLLCVGNSILSEISDALQVGAIACYFEFGESRGTVEQLPRPPHYHIHHHSELIPTCQL from the coding sequence ATGATAAAAGCTATCGCTCTTGATCTTGATGACACCCTTTTGGACACCTCGGGCCTTTTAGCCCCAAAGGCCACACTGGATGCATTCAATCACTTGATTAAGAATGGACTCAACCTTTCGGTAGACCAGTGCGAAGAAATGCGCCTACAGCTGATTCAAAGCATGTCCCATCGCGATGTTTTCGAAAAGTTAGCCACCGAGCATGGCACAGAACAGACGCTAGCTCATCTACCTGAAACCATCCGCCTTTTCTATCATCCTGAAATTCCGCAAAAGCTGCCTTTGATGGAAGGGGCCAGACAAAACCTAGATTACCTCAAGGGAAAGTACCCTCTATTCTTGGTTACGGCGGGCACAGAAAAGGCGCAATTACAGAAAGCTCAGGCTTTGGGCATCCAGTCTGATTTTCAAAAAATTTATATCGTCGACAGTATTTCTAAAAAACGCAAAAAAGATGTTTTTTTAGATATTGTTCAGAATCTCTCTATTCCACCAGAGTCGCTTCTATGTGTAGGCAACTCTATTCTTTCAGAAATTTCGGATGCATTACAAGTTGGAGCCATCGCGTGCTATTTTGAGTTTGGCGAAAGTCGCGGAACTGTTGAGCAGCTTCCAAGACCTCCTCACTACCACATCCATCATCATTCTGAGTTGATCCCGACATGCCAATTATAA
- a CDS encoding MlaD family protein, with product MTQIKVGAFLFAGIMILLVTVFTIGSNSSLFQEVIEVQSYFDSVQGLNKGAVVSLAGVKIGNVENIAFDENRNLVRVTSVIDSSFRSKLRTDSRVEIRTQGALGDKYLYVTPGSSEEFVTNDSELVADYGNDILSVISKRGNESEHIFDILKDLKTITHALAENNKVGHVTNNLEKASANLVQLTEQLNKTVKSGSLDRSAAKLEKILDKVDRGEGTLGALINDNSVHERIKSILGAGQKSQQVRSILKSSVEE from the coding sequence ATGACACAAATCAAAGTCGGAGCCTTTCTATTTGCTGGTATCATGATTTTACTGGTAACCGTTTTCACAATCGGTTCTAACAGTTCACTTTTTCAAGAAGTTATTGAAGTACAAAGCTATTTTGACTCTGTTCAAGGCCTCAATAAAGGAGCTGTTGTTTCTTTAGCCGGAGTAAAAATTGGCAACGTAGAAAATATTGCTTTTGATGAAAATCGCAATTTGGTGCGTGTCACCTCTGTTATTGACAGTTCTTTCCGTAGCAAATTACGCACAGACAGCCGTGTAGAAATCAGAACGCAAGGAGCTTTAGGAGATAAATATCTGTACGTTACACCGGGAAGTAGTGAAGAGTTCGTAACCAATGACTCAGAACTTGTTGCCGACTACGGCAATGATATTTTGTCGGTGATCTCAAAACGTGGAAATGAAAGTGAACATATCTTTGATATCCTCAAAGACTTAAAGACAATCACTCACGCACTTGCTGAAAACAACAAGGTCGGTCACGTTACAAATAACTTAGAAAAGGCGTCTGCTAATCTTGTGCAATTGACAGAGCAACTGAACAAAACTGTTAAATCTGGAAGTCTAGATCGCTCGGCTGCTAAACTAGAAAAAATCTTAGATAAAGTCGATCGTGGTGAAGGCACTTTAGGCGCCTTGATCAATGACAATTCTGTACACGAAAGAATTAAGAGCATTCTAGGAGCTGGACAAAAAAGTCAGCAAGTCCGCAGCATCTTAAAATCATCCGTTGAAGAGTAG
- the glmS gene encoding glutamine--fructose-6-phosphate transaminase (isomerizing), whose amino-acid sequence MCGIVGYLGPQDPKNIIVEGLKKLEYRGYDSAGVAILNDGKTKRVRAEGKLKNLEEKLAGEKFNGHLGIGHTRWATHGAAVERNAHPHQVGEISIVHNGIIENYLEIKQELLSRGADISSDTDSELVAHLINEEIKKTQNLLQAVQTTLSKLIGAFSVVVMWEKSPDELVAFKDGPPLIVGLNADKNEYFVVSDVQAALQHTKDYVYLEDREVVHIQNKDVKYYSALGAPLKKQVVTLDWNPEQIEKMGFKHFMLKEIYEQPRAVAMAIQPHIDTDKHEVNLKNLGFDKPVDEVFKSIERIIFVACGTSFYAGNVAQYLIEQVSGIPVQVDIASEFRYRKPIIPKNTLVITISQSGETADTLAAIRMAKEKGALTLSITNVQRSSIDREAHGHLYMNSGVEVGVASTKAFTSTLALANLLALQIAKARGTLSRAQEQEYVKSLLAIPSQIEVVLAFDKYFSEASKKLQDFKGFLYLGRGVSYPIALEGALKLKELAYMHAEGYAAGEMKHGPLALIDARMAIVVVAPTDELIEKTISNLQEAKARGGKIISIGTDENPSLKSMSEYYLSIPATSWMTSPLLSVVPLQLMAYHLADSLGYDVDQPRNLAKSVTVE is encoded by the coding sequence ATGTGTGGAATCGTAGGTTACTTAGGGCCGCAAGATCCTAAAAATATTATTGTTGAAGGTCTAAAAAAATTAGAATATCGCGGTTACGACAGCGCGGGAGTAGCTATCTTGAATGATGGCAAAACAAAACGAGTTCGCGCCGAAGGTAAATTAAAAAATCTAGAAGAAAAACTAGCTGGCGAAAAATTCAATGGACATCTAGGTATTGGACACACACGTTGGGCGACTCATGGTGCGGCGGTGGAAAGAAATGCGCATCCTCACCAAGTGGGTGAAATCAGTATTGTCCATAATGGTATCATCGAAAACTACCTTGAGATCAAACAAGAGCTTTTATCACGTGGTGCTGACATCAGCTCCGATACAGATTCTGAATTAGTGGCTCACTTGATCAATGAAGAAATTAAAAAAACACAAAACCTTTTGCAAGCGGTACAGACAACCTTGTCAAAATTGATCGGTGCGTTCTCGGTTGTGGTGATGTGGGAAAAATCTCCGGATGAGTTAGTAGCTTTTAAAGATGGTCCACCATTAATCGTGGGACTTAATGCTGATAAAAATGAATACTTTGTTGTCAGTGACGTGCAAGCGGCTCTTCAGCACACGAAAGACTATGTCTATCTTGAAGATCGCGAAGTGGTTCATATCCAAAATAAAGATGTGAAGTACTATTCTGCCTTAGGAGCTCCGCTAAAAAAACAAGTGGTCACATTGGATTGGAACCCTGAACAGATCGAGAAGATGGGTTTCAAACACTTCATGTTAAAAGAAATCTACGAGCAGCCGCGTGCAGTGGCGATGGCGATTCAGCCACACATAGATACTGATAAACATGAAGTAAACTTAAAGAACTTGGGTTTCGATAAGCCAGTAGATGAAGTTTTTAAATCTATCGAGCGTATTATTTTCGTGGCATGTGGTACCAGTTTCTATGCCGGAAATGTGGCTCAGTACTTGATCGAACAAGTGAGTGGTATTCCTGTACAAGTGGATATTGCCAGTGAGTTCCGCTACCGTAAGCCGATTATCCCTAAAAATACTTTAGTGATCACGATTTCACAAAGTGGTGAAACAGCTGATACCTTAGCCGCTATTCGTATGGCGAAAGAAAAAGGCGCGCTGACTTTAAGTATTACAAATGTTCAGCGCTCTTCAATTGACCGCGAGGCGCACGGGCATCTTTACATGAACTCAGGTGTGGAAGTCGGTGTGGCGAGTACGAAAGCGTTTACTAGCACCTTGGCTTTAGCCAACTTATTAGCTTTGCAAATTGCAAAAGCTCGCGGAACTTTAAGCCGCGCTCAAGAGCAAGAGTATGTGAAAAGTCTTTTAGCCATTCCAAGTCAGATCGAAGTGGTTTTGGCCTTCGATAAGTATTTCTCTGAGGCTTCTAAGAAGTTACAGGATTTCAAAGGGTTCTTATATCTTGGCCGTGGTGTTAGCTATCCGATTGCCCTTGAGGGCGCTTTAAAACTGAAAGAATTAGCCTATATGCACGCAGAAGGTTATGCCGCAGGGGAAATGAAGCATGGGCCTTTAGCGTTGATTGATGCCCGTATGGCGATTGTTGTGGTGGCGCCAACAGATGAGTTGATTGAAAAGACGATCAGTAATTTACAGGAAGCTAAGGCTCGCGGCGGAAAGATTATCTCAATCGGTACAGATGAAAATCCATCGTTGAAATCTATGAGTGAGTACTATCTTTCGATTCCGGCAACAAGCTGGATGACAAGTCCACTTCTATCAGTGGTGCCATTGCAGCTAATGGCATATCACTTAGCCGACAGTTTAGGTTATGACGTGGATCAACCACGTAACTTGGCGAAGTCAGTAACAGTTGAGTAG
- the glmU gene encoding bifunctional UDP-N-acetylglucosamine diphosphorylase/glucosamine-1-phosphate N-acetyltransferase GlmU codes for MEFTAIILAGGQGTRMKSPLPKVLHPVAGQPMIARVIGTCRQAGITQVRVVVGHGQSLVKTVLEPLNVSTHVQEQQLGTANAVQSANLESLETDVIIMNGDHPLITDQDLKNFISDFKEQQLDLAVITVELDNPAEFGRIVRKHDQLVSIVEAKDASMETLKIREVNTGIYLAKASVLKKYIPLIKNNNSKKEFYLTDLIDLALTDRLKVQALLSKNTDVAHGVNNQAELAEATKKVFQSKTKKLMENGVIFIDPQATHVEEGVIIGAGSVIYPGAFIRGKTAIGAFTVIEPNCFISDSIIGDSVHMKAGSYIEQVIIKNKASVGPYARLRPETTIGESAHVGNFVEMKKVNFGNKSKAGHLTYLGDAEIGEDVNIGCGTITCNYAADKKKYKTVIGDRVFVGSDTQLVAPVTVESDSLIASGTTVTKNVPAGALALSRSPQVNKEGYAKKFQKKSES; via the coding sequence ATGGAATTTACAGCTATTATACTTGCAGGCGGGCAAGGCACCCGTATGAAGAGTCCTTTGCCAAAAGTTTTACATCCAGTTGCTGGTCAGCCGATGATTGCCCGTGTGATCGGTACTTGTCGTCAAGCAGGGATCACACAAGTGCGTGTTGTTGTGGGGCACGGACAGAGTTTGGTTAAAACTGTTTTAGAACCTCTGAATGTTTCAACACATGTCCAAGAGCAACAATTGGGAACAGCAAATGCTGTGCAATCTGCAAATCTGGAATCATTAGAAACAGACGTCATCATTATGAATGGTGATCACCCTTTGATTACAGATCAGGATTTGAAAAATTTTATTTCTGATTTCAAAGAACAACAATTGGACTTAGCTGTTATCACTGTCGAGCTAGACAATCCTGCAGAGTTTGGACGTATCGTTAGAAAGCACGATCAGTTGGTTTCTATTGTGGAAGCGAAAGACGCCTCTATGGAAACTCTGAAAATTCGTGAAGTGAATACGGGTATCTATTTAGCAAAAGCTTCAGTTCTGAAAAAATATATTCCATTGATTAAAAATAACAATTCGAAGAAAGAATTCTACCTAACTGACTTGATCGACCTAGCACTGACGGATCGCCTAAAAGTACAAGCGCTATTAAGCAAAAATACTGATGTGGCTCATGGTGTGAACAATCAAGCGGAGCTAGCAGAGGCTACAAAAAAAGTTTTCCAAAGTAAGACTAAAAAATTGATGGAAAACGGAGTGATCTTTATTGATCCGCAAGCGACTCATGTTGAAGAAGGTGTGATCATCGGCGCTGGTAGTGTGATCTACCCCGGTGCTTTTATTCGTGGAAAAACAGCTATCGGCGCCTTTACTGTGATTGAACCAAATTGTTTTATTTCAGATTCAATCATTGGCGACAGTGTTCACATGAAAGCGGGCAGTTACATTGAACAAGTCATCATCAAGAACAAAGCAAGTGTTGGTCCTTACGCACGCTTACGTCCTGAAACCACTATTGGTGAATCAGCTCATGTGGGTAACTTTGTTGAAATGAAAAAAGTAAATTTCGGCAATAAGTCTAAAGCAGGGCATTTAACTTACTTAGGTGATGCTGAGATTGGCGAAGATGTAAACATCGGCTGTGGCACAATCACCTGCAACTACGCAGCTGATAAAAAGAAATATAAAACAGTTATCGGTGATCGTGTGTTTGTGGGAAGTGATACTCAGTTGGTCGCACCTGTAACAGTTGAAAGTGATTCGTTAATTGCGTCGGGTACGACAGTTACGAAAAATGTTCCGGCGGGAGCACTGGCTCTGTCTAGATCTCCGCAAGTGAACAAAGAAGGTTACGCTAAAAAATTTCAAAAAAAATCGGAGTCTTAA